A genomic stretch from Microtus pennsylvanicus isolate mMicPen1 chromosome 11, mMicPen1.hap1, whole genome shotgun sequence includes:
- the Rilp gene encoding rab-interacting lysosomal protein, which yields MEPRRAASGSPNQGCAVGAGSAAELVYHLAGALGTELQELARRFGPDAAAGLVPLVVRALELLEKAAVGPAPDSLQVSAQQAELELRRLSEENRRLRQELGSGPQEERELLRQLKEVTDRQRDELRAHSRDLMRRSPETEALQEQLQRLLLINSELRYKLAAVQTQLRAAQDRERERQMALDGSRQLAEEQRLKPEVATLDDRVDAPQQPGHPPEAVQCGFTREELEQILQERNELKANVFLLKEELAYFQRELLSDHRVPGLLLEAMKVAVKKQRKKIKAKMLGTPEEAESSDDEDDSWLLLSNDKEDAPLVPGSRIQNFFSLWYRGETETPEAETSSRAPGRQEGEEAPQQHHLEPVGSLPAPNS from the exons ATGGAGCCCAGGAGGGCAGCGTCCGGATCACCCAACCAGGGGTGTGCTGTGGGCGCGGGGTCAGCCGCGGAGCTCGTGTACCATCTAGCAGGGGCCCTGGGCACTGAGCTGCAGGAGCTGGCACGCCGTTTCGGGCCCGACGCGGCGGCTGGGCTCGTGCCACTAGTGGTGCGGGCGCTGGAGCTCTTGGAAAAGGCTGCCGTGGGGCCGGCGCCGGACTCG CTGCAGGTGTCCGCGCAGCAGGCCGAACTGGAGCTGCGGCGGCTGAGCGAGGAGAACAGGCGTCTCCGCCAGGAGCTAGGCTCAGGGCCGCAGG AGGAGCGCGAGCTGCTGCGACAGCTCAAGGAAGTGACGGACCGACAGCGGGACGAGCTTCGGGCACACAGCCGAGATCTAATGCGCCGAAGCCCAGAGACGGAGGCG TTGCAGGAGCAGCTGCAGCGCCTCCTGCTGATCAACTCGGAGCTGCGGTACAAGCTGGCCGCAGTGCAGACCCAACTCAGGGCGGCGCAGGACAGGGAGAGGGAGCGCCAAATGGCTCTGGATGGCTCCCGCCAGCTGGCTGAAGAACAGAGACTGAAGCCCGAAGTAGCAACCCTAGATGACCGG GTGGATGCTCCGCAGCAGCCAGGGCACCCTCCAGAGGCAGTTCAGTGTGGCTTCACCCGGGAGGAGCTTGAGCAGATCCTTCAGGAGCGGAATGAGCTCAAAGCCAACGTATTCTTGCTCAAGGAGGAATTGGCCTACTTCCAGCG AGAGCTGCTCTCAGATCACCGGGTCCCTGGGCTTCTACTTGAAGCCATGAAGGTGGCAGTCAAGAAACAGCGGAAGAAGATCAAGGCCAAGATGTTAGGGAcaccagaggaagcagagagtag TGACGATGAGGATGACTCGTGGCTCCTGCTGTCCAATGACAAGGAAGATGCTCCCCTGGTTCCTGGATCCAGAATACAGAATTT CTTTAGCTTATGGTATCGAGGTGAAACTGAGACCCCTGAAGCTGAGACCAGCAGCAGAGCTCCCGGTagacaggaaggagaagaggCCCCGCAGCAACACCACCTGGAACCTGTGGGCAGccttccagcccccaactccTGA